From one Macaca nemestrina isolate mMacNem1 chromosome 5, mMacNem.hap1, whole genome shotgun sequence genomic stretch:
- the LOC139363435 gene encoding LOW QUALITY PROTEIN: endogenous retrovirus group K member 5 Env polyprotein-like (The sequence of the model RefSeq protein was modified relative to this genomic sequence to represent the inferred CDS: deleted 1 base in 1 codon) codes for MNPSEMQRKAPPRRQKHRNRAPLTRMMNQVMISKEQMKSPHTEKAELPTWAQLKKLTPLAGKSLASTKVTQTPEKMLLTALMIVSTVVSLPMPAGAAAANYTYWAYVPFPPLIRAVTWMDNPIEVYVNNSVWVPGPTDDRCPAKPEEEGMMINISIGYRYPPICLGRAPGCLMPAIQNWLVEVPTVSPTSRFTYHMVSGMSLKPQVNYLQDFSYQRSLKFRPKGKPCPKEISRESKDLVWEKCVANSAVILQNNTFGTVIDWAPRGQFYHDCTGQTQFCPSALVSPTVDSDLTENLDKQKHKKLQSFYPWIWGEKGISTPRPKMISPVFGPEHPELWRLTVASYALEFGLEIKL; via the exons ATGAACCCATCGGAGATGCAAAGAAAAGCGCCTCCACGGAGACAGAAACACCGCAATCGAGCACCATTGACTCGCATGATGAACCAAGTGATGATATCAAAAGAACAGATGAAGTCACCACACACCGAGAAGGCGGAGCTGCCGACCTGGGCACAGTTAAAGAAGCTGACACCGTTAGCTGGAAAAAGCCTAGCTAGCACAAAGGTGACACAAACCCCAGAAAAAATGCTGCTTACAGCTTTAATGATTGTATCAACGGTGGTAAGTCTCCCCATGCCTGCAGGAGCAGCTGCAGCTAATTATACCTACTGGGCCTATGTGCCTTTCCCGCCCTTAATTCGGGCAGTTACATGGATGGATAATCCTATTGAAGTATATGTTAATAATAGTGTGTGGGTACCTGGTCCCACAGATGATCGTTGCCCTGCAAAACCGGAGGAAGAAGGAATGATGATAAATATTTCCATTGGGTATCGTTATCCTCCTATTTGCCTAGGGAGAGCACCAGGATGTTTAATGCCTGCTATTCAAAATTGGTTGGTAGAAGTACCTACTGTCAGTCCCACCAGTAGATTTACTTATCACATGGTAAGCGGAATGTCACTCAAACCACAGGTAAACTATTTACAAGACTTTTCTTATCAAAGATCATTAAAATTTAGGCCAAAAGGGAAACCTTGCCCCAAAGAGATTTCCAGAGAATCAAAAGATTTAGTTTGGGAAAAATGTGTGGCCAATAGTGCAGTGATATTACAAAACAATACATTCGGAACAGTTATAGATTGGGCACCTAGAGGTCAATTCTACCACGATTGCACAGGACAAACTCAATTCTGTCCCAGTGCACTAGTGAGTCCAACTGTTGATAGTGACTTAACGGAAAATTTAGACAAACAGAAGCACAAAAAATTACAGTCTTTCTACCCTTGGAtatggggagaaaagggaatctcTACTCCAAGACCAAAAATGATAAGTCCTGTTTTTGGTCCTGAACATCCAGAATTATGGAGACTTACTGTGGCTTCATAC GCCTTAGAATTTGGTCTGGAAATCAAACTATAG